The window TACAGCAAAGCTATTAGCCTTTTCATTATCAATCTTTAATGAAATTGCTTTTATACTTGCTCCAAGAGATAGCTCCTCCGAGAGTTTCCAGCCGTAAGCCGCAGTAACTACCATATCTTTTGCCTCAAAATCACCTTCTTCTATCCCATTAGTGTTAAGCTTTTTCATATCTCCTGAGCCTAAATACATCATACTCAAGCCCAAAGCTCTATCATTAGCCAGTGGTTGTGCATAGCCTGCAAATCCGTAGTTTATCTCTTTGAGCCAATCAGAGTGCATAAAGCAAAACTCTTTTTCTTTTAAGTTTGCCAATCCTGCTGGATTCCAATAAATAGCAGTTACATCATCTGCTAATGCACCAAATGCCTCACTCATAGCCGCAGGTCGAGCACCAACACTTAGTTTAAGCACCTGGGCTCCTGTTGAACCTTTTTTAGCTCCTTCTACTCCCACACTGTTTAAAGCTAAAACAATCCCTAAACTTACCAATACCTTTAATACATTCTTACACATTTTAATCTACCTCCTTTAATTCGGTGATTGGTAAATGGTAATTAGCCAGTTACCAGTTATCATTGTCGTTTGTGTCTTCTTGAGGCATGTATGTGTTTCTCCTTTCCTCCACACTTATTTAATTATCGCCAATTTACCTGTCTTTTTACTTAAAGTGCTGCTATTGATTATGTAGATATACACACCACTGGCAAAGTCTTTTGCCGTAAGCCAGATATAGTCATTATCAGTCCCATGCATCTCTGAAACTAACTCACCGGCGATATTGTATATCTTAATATTCCAGTTAGTACCAAGATTTTCAAATTTAATCCCTTGACTAATACTCGGTCGATACGGATTGGGATAGACTTTGAATATAGCTGGGTTACTGATTTTAATGAACTCACAAATTTGTTTCTCAACTTCTTTCTTACCAGGTGTGTTATCAGGTAGTCCTGTTAGTACTGCTAACATTTCTTCGTAGCACTTAATAAACTTAGAGTGGTCTATCTCATAGATACTCATAGCCCTTGCAGGTGCTGGCATCATTAATCTTCTATCAGGAGTCTTTCCCCAATTTACGGCTACGGCGATTATATCTTCTGGTTCTACTATTCCATTTCCATCGGTATCAGCGTAGCAGGCATCTGGAAATGGAGGGATGACAATGCCCCACTTAATAGCTAATTGTTTTTCCCATTTTATCCTTATCTCAAGTGGCGTCTCATCAGGCCAACGGGCAGGTCCTGCCGCATGTAAGTACCAATAATATAGTATGGGGATTATATCCCCTAACGCTACAATCCCATCGTTGTCTGTATCCCCGGGACAGACCTCGGCTGTATCTATCCCTAAATCTACTGTTAATGTACAACTACCTGATGCAAGACCAATTCTATTTGACTCAGAACCATACGCAGATACCTGATGAACTGTAAATTTAATCTCTTCACCAATCTTAGCCTGGTCTAACACTTTAAGCCAAATATTAGTCATCGTCCCATACCCATTTACACCACCACCTTTTCGTGCCACGCAGATACTCAGTGTTCCATTACCACCTCCAGTTAGAATGAGTGAATCTATGCCGATAAATTCACCTGCTGTGATATTTTTATAAAGTGGCTTAACCACCTGTATAATATCAGGTCTATCCCATACCAGTTCATACACTACATTAGACAATTCAGTTACCTGATTATCTTCATCTCCTCCCTGTATGGTGAGTAAAAATTCCACCCCTGCTGGTTGAGGAGAGCTAAGTTCGGGTCTTATTGTCACCCTGTTTGTTACAAATTCATCTGATTCAGGTAACAGGCTGACCCAGCTTTGAGTTCCATAAGCCTCTACTTGACTAAAACTCACACTAATCGTCCCAGGTTGAGCCTCTGCAGATAATTTAAATTTCACTAAGACCACATTCCCATAGCCTGTTACACCCTGGTCAGTTGGTTTTCTA of the bacterium genome contains:
- a CDS encoding PorV/PorQ family protein, whose product is MCKNVLKVLVSLGIVLALNSVGVEGAKKGSTGAQVLKLSVGARPAAMSEAFGALADDVTAIYWNPAGLANLKEKEFCFMHSDWLKEINYGFAGYAQPLANDRALGLSMMYLGSGDMKKLNTNGIEEGDFEAKDMVVTAAYGWKLSEELSLGASIKAISLKIDNEKANSFAVDVGFLSRTPLENLLIGGALQNLGSKVKFINEGDNLPLNVKLGTAYKAMDDRLILLLDINKPVDNDLRLNLGTEYWLTSTVALRGGYNSGIDEGSGVTLGIGFALRTLQLDYAYVPYGDLGKTHRYCLLVRF